Genomic window (Corticium candelabrum chromosome 3, ooCorCand1.1, whole genome shotgun sequence):
TCACTTTGTCATGACATAACGAATTAATTTTGTGGTGACTGAAACCTAATTTATGTCCAAATAAATACCATTGAGATGAACCGTGCTTAACGACAGCTGCCACTACTGCACTGGGATGGACAACAACTGCAGTGGTTGACATTCTATTGGAGGGTAGAATGACCAGCAAGTCACCAAGACTTTCTACGACTCGCTCATCACCAACTACTTGTTTTACAGCAGCTTTTGCTCCTTTTCCTGTTGCTTTTGCTTCCTTGATTTCCTCCTCAGAGTAAACAgcaacttgtttcagttctttgtgttcccctaaatgctttctgctcagatattcagtctcatagtcagtgcctggactgtatttgtctaacatatctctccaaagagacatgacagtgtcgaGCAGGGAAACACATTCTGCTTCTGTTGCCTTACCTCCACGACAGACGAAGTCGACAGAACGAACAAGATCTACCATGGCAACCAAACATTCAACATGACAATGAATAGAATCACCTTGTGATACGATCAGTCCATTCCTCCACAGCTGTGCTTTCTTATCTAATGAAGTGCAAACATTAGATTGAAACATGCCAAATGCAGATGGACTGAAGATGGTCGTTTGACTGCTGCATACTTGACGTCGACCGGcatacactt
Coding sequences:
- the LOC134176798 gene encoding uncharacterized protein LOC134176798 — encoded protein: MFPALLPPKDLSVMWKRDESKKVYAGRRQVCSSQTTIFSPSAFGMFQSNVCTSLDKKAQLWRNGLIVSQGDSIHCHVECLVAMVDLVRSVDFVCRGGKATEAECVSLLDTVMSLWRDMLDKYSPGTDYETEYLSRKHLGEHKELKQVAVYSEEEIKEAKATGKGAKAAVKQVVGDERVVESLGDLLVILPSNRMSTTAVVVHPSAVVAAVVKHGSSQWYLFGHKLGFSHHKINSLCHDKVTADSKLFAIIQVKTEQVGDVKKIDDLLLEICGLLPSRIDGAVKEELGIPT